In a single window of the Verrucomicrobiaceae bacterium genome:
- a CDS encoding DMT family transporter, producing MTTTTRDYLLMHLVVAAWGFTAILGKLITLPAVDVTIWRTGVAAACFALLARFTGGQKISASQALRFAAVGAVLGIHWVLFFLATRLSTASVCLAAMPTAMLWSSLIEPLIDGTRKWRALELLVGLMMVGAVWIIYQVEFSYWKGFTVAIIAAVLAAVFAVMSKQQVGACHWSRIGAWQMLGAFIAAFLSRPLFETGFWPVVPVGPDRLWIGILAIFCTVAAYAGFMKALRQMSVFSMNVIYNLEPVYGIILAALIFGSSEFMSPGFYFGASIIIASVVSLPWLRKVVEA from the coding sequence ATGACCACAACCACCCGCGATTACCTCCTGATGCACCTCGTCGTGGCGGCGTGGGGTTTCACGGCAATTTTGGGGAAGCTCATCACGCTGCCAGCGGTGGATGTCACCATTTGGCGCACTGGCGTGGCAGCGGCGTGCTTTGCCCTGCTCGCCCGGTTTACGGGTGGGCAAAAAATCAGCGCTTCACAGGCACTGCGCTTCGCGGCGGTGGGAGCGGTGCTGGGCATCCACTGGGTGCTGTTTTTCCTGGCTACACGGCTCTCGACCGCCTCTGTATGCCTCGCAGCGATGCCTACGGCCATGCTGTGGAGCTCACTGATCGAGCCACTCATCGACGGCACGCGAAAATGGCGGGCGCTGGAGCTTCTCGTCGGCCTCATGATGGTGGGAGCGGTGTGGATCATCTATCAAGTCGAGTTCAGCTACTGGAAGGGCTTCACCGTGGCGATCATCGCCGCCGTGCTGGCGGCGGTCTTTGCGGTGATGAGCAAGCAACAAGTCGGCGCATGCCACTGGAGCCGAATCGGGGCCTGGCAGATGCTCGGAGCATTCATCGCGGCATTTTTGAGCCGCCCGCTGTTTGAGACCGGTTTTTGGCCTGTCGTGCCCGTGGGGCCAGATCGGCTCTGGATCGGCATTTTGGCCATTTTTTGCACCGTAGCGGCTTATGCGGGCTTTATGAAGGCGCTGCGCCAGATGTCGGTTTTCTCCATGAACGTGATTTACAATCTGGAGCCCGTCTATGGCATCATCCTCGCTGCGCTGATCTTTGGCAGCAGTGAGTTCATGAGCCCAGGATTCTACTTCGGGGCCAGCATCATCATCGCTAGCGTGGTATCTCTGCCTTGGCTGCGCAAAGTGGTGGAAGCATAG
- a CDS encoding glycosyltransferase family 2 protein, translating to MPLPLSISIISKNEEANLRRCLASVAGLATEIVILDSGSTDATAQIAAEIGARFIHQYWLGFTAQKNKCLELCTQPWILNLDCDEEVSPELAAAIRGFFESGDDQRHHGAEMARRTWFLGRWIYHGDWYPDRKTRLFRREGSRWAAEGGGQVHERLEVAGSLTRIDGDLLHYSFQNIRHYLIKHAAYSDAFLQTQQVKQKRWSLLHTLFRPLWRFFRAYVLRRGFLDGFPGLWIAVATAFFAFDRYARVYEAEKATTTTPTTPTTPPTA from the coding sequence ATGCCGCTGCCACTGTCCATTTCCATCATCTCGAAAAACGAGGAGGCGAACCTGCGGCGATGTCTCGCCAGTGTGGCTGGGCTAGCGACGGAGATCGTGATCCTCGATTCGGGCTCCACGGATGCCACGGCGCAGATCGCGGCGGAGATTGGTGCCCGGTTTATCCACCAGTACTGGCTGGGCTTCACCGCGCAGAAAAACAAGTGCCTGGAGCTCTGCACGCAGCCGTGGATTCTGAATCTTGATTGCGATGAAGAGGTCTCGCCAGAGCTTGCGGCTGCGATTCGTGGCTTTTTCGAGTCCGGTGACGACCAGCGACATCACGGCGCTGAGATGGCGCGGCGCACCTGGTTCCTCGGACGCTGGATTTATCACGGCGACTGGTATCCAGACCGCAAGACGCGCCTGTTTCGCCGCGAGGGCAGCCGCTGGGCCGCTGAGGGCGGTGGTCAGGTGCATGAGCGGCTGGAGGTGGCGGGCAGCCTCACCCGCATCGACGGCGATCTGCTGCATTACTCTTTCCAAAACATCCGACACTACCTGATCAAGCACGCGGCTTACTCGGATGCCTTTTTGCAGACGCAGCAGGTGAAGCAGAAGCGCTGGTCCCTGCTCCACACGCTGTTCCGGCCGCTGTGGCGCTTTTTCCGCGCTTATGTGCTGCGCAGGGGATTCCTCGATGGCTTCCCTGGTCTATGGATCGCGGTGGCGACGGCGTTTTTCGCCTTTGACCGCTATGCACGCGTGTATGAGGCCGAGAAGGCCACCACCACGACTCCGACGACTCCGACGACTCCGCCAACGGCATGA